A region from the Roseofilum reptotaenium CS-1145 genome encodes:
- the purD gene encoding phosphoribosylamine--glycine ligase → MKIIVIGSGGREHAIAKTLLQSPQVQQVVCIPGNGGTARLKRCENLPLKIDQFQAIADYAKTHAIDLIIVGPEAPLALGITDALQSHNLTVFGPTQAGAQIEASKAWAKALMSEASIPTAASAVFTDETAARAYLQSQGAPIVIKADGLASGKGVTVAMTLEEANAAIAEAFAGKFGSAGQKVVIEEYLTGQEASILALTDGETIRPLISAQDHKRIGEGDTGPNTGGMGAYAPAPVVTPELSDRINQEILLPTIKTLKKWEITYRGVLYAGLMITPEGDPKVIEFNCRFGDPEIQAILPLLETPLETLLLATAQGKLAQQEITWKPGACACVVAASDGYPGSFEQGFPITGIEVAEAQGAIVFEAGTSLNDNRPVTSGGRVLGVTGVGATHDLAFDKAYQAIASIYFQGLYYRRDIGHRVRQKQSQ, encoded by the coding sequence GTGAAAATTATTGTCATCGGTAGTGGAGGGCGAGAACATGCGATCGCCAAAACCCTCCTGCAATCTCCCCAAGTTCAACAAGTGGTCTGTATCCCAGGTAATGGGGGAACAGCCCGGTTAAAGCGCTGTGAAAATCTTCCCCTCAAGATCGATCAATTTCAGGCGATCGCCGATTATGCTAAAACCCACGCTATCGATCTAATTATTGTCGGCCCAGAAGCTCCCCTTGCCCTCGGTATAACCGATGCCCTGCAAAGCCATAACCTCACTGTATTTGGCCCCACCCAAGCCGGGGCACAAATTGAAGCGAGCAAAGCCTGGGCAAAAGCCCTGATGAGTGAAGCATCCATTCCTACTGCTGCCTCCGCCGTGTTTACCGATGAAACAGCCGCCCGCGCCTATCTCCAGAGCCAAGGCGCACCCATCGTGATTAAAGCGGATGGTCTCGCTTCTGGTAAAGGGGTAACTGTGGCCATGACCTTAGAAGAAGCAAACGCAGCGATCGCCGAAGCTTTTGCAGGTAAATTTGGATCAGCCGGTCAAAAAGTCGTGATTGAAGAATATCTCACCGGTCAAGAAGCCTCTATCCTAGCTCTGACTGACGGCGAAACCATCCGTCCCCTGATTAGCGCCCAAGACCACAAACGCATTGGTGAAGGGGACACAGGGCCCAATACCGGAGGCATGGGAGCCTATGCTCCTGCACCCGTTGTGACCCCAGAATTGAGCGATCGCATTAACCAAGAGATTCTCCTCCCCACCATAAAAACCTTAAAAAAATGGGAGATTACCTACCGGGGAGTCTTGTATGCAGGTCTGATGATTACCCCAGAAGGCGATCCCAAAGTGATCGAATTTAACTGCCGGTTTGGCGATCCGGAAATTCAAGCCATTCTTCCCCTGTTAGAGACTCCCCTAGAAACCCTACTCTTAGCCACTGCACAAGGAAAATTAGCCCAGCAAGAGATTACCTGGAAGCCTGGCGCTTGCGCTTGTGTGGTTGCGGCTTCTGATGGATATCCCGGTAGCTTTGAACAAGGATTCCCCATTACTGGCATAGAAGTGGCTGAAGCTCAAGGTGCGATCGTTTTTGAAGCTGGAACCAGCTTAAACGATAATCGCCCTGTCACCAGTGGCGGCCGAGTCTTGGGAGTCACTGGGGTGGGAGCAACCCACGATCTAGCCTTTGACAAAGCGTATCAGGCGATCGCCTCGATTTACTTCCAAGGTTTATACTACCGTCGAGATATCGGCCATCGGGTGCGGCAAAAACAGAGCCAGTAA
- a CDS encoding UPF0175 family protein, whose translation MQITIEIPDKIAHQLDQDEEHLSHHLLELMVAESYRLGNISTAEVGQILKLPTRLATHAFLKRMGVYLNYDRAELEVDLQTLERFRGQ comes from the coding sequence ATGCAAATCACTATTGAAATTCCTGACAAAATTGCCCATCAACTCGATCAAGATGAAGAACATTTATCTCATCATCTCTTGGAACTGATGGTTGCAGAGTCTTACCGTTTAGGTAATATCAGCACGGCTGAAGTTGGTCAAATTTTGAAATTACCAACGCGCTTGGCGACTCATGCTTTTCTCAAGCGTATGGGGGTCTATCTAAATTACGATCGAGCTGAATTAGAGGTAGATCTTCAAACCCTTGAGAGGTTTAGAGGTCAGTGA
- a CDS encoding DUF3368 domain-containing protein produces MIVVFDTSTICYLLLIDRIDILSILYQTITIPQAVADELTASESPPIVQSWIDRPPNWLNIEAPETTQDHGLETLDLGEREAILLSEQLRAELVILDDKAARKIARERGLNIIGLLGIIKDAASRGWLDLEITFQQLQNAGFWVSPSLLDSLLRNGEIER; encoded by the coding sequence GTGATTGTTGTTTTTGATACTTCTACAATTTGTTATCTGCTGCTGATCGATCGCATTGATATATTGTCGATACTGTACCAAACCATTACTATCCCCCAAGCAGTAGCTGATGAATTAACGGCCTCCGAATCTCCACCTATTGTTCAATCTTGGATTGATCGACCACCGAATTGGTTAAATATTGAGGCTCCTGAAACAACTCAAGATCATGGGTTAGAAACCCTCGATTTAGGAGAGCGTGAAGCTATTCTATTGTCTGAACAACTGAGAGCAGAGTTGGTGATTTTAGATGATAAAGCGGCTCGGAAAATTGCTAGAGAGCGTGGATTAAACATAATCGGTCTTTTGGGAATTATCAAAGATGCAGCTTCACGTGGATGGCTTGATTTAGAGATAACATTCCAACAGTTGCAAAATGCGGGCTTTTGGGTTTCACCGAGTTTGCTCGACAGTTTACTCAGAAATGGGGAAATAGAGAGATAG